A window of the Acidimicrobiales bacterium genome harbors these coding sequences:
- a CDS encoding amidohydrolase family protein has product MTYAGERTILDADSHVMELADFLDGFIDADQRDRLRRRGMDALAPVLENAVATAEERRSDPAKAALAEERLLSDKGWHAMGGFDPKERSRVLDLLGFDAQLVFATFATAMFTGRDVDRLYAGSAAQNRAMANFCSGDPRLLPVAFVPLVDPARATALTVEAIEAGCAAVMVPSTAAGSLAPTHPDLDQFWEVLSEGNVPFVLHVGGGGRLLDPAFHNNEMPVTDHLGGGENIRSKDFLAIHHSPELFLGALIFDGLFDRFPKLRGGCIEQGAGWVVSWMRHLEYGQRAFRRTEEPLRNLELTPSEYVRRHLKFTPFAGEPVGWMIEQAGPELFMFSTDYPHPEGGKDPLAKFEAELGASSEADRERFYRGNLAELLYGGRRPVGHAEVAVA; this is encoded by the coding sequence ATGACGTACGCCGGCGAGCGGACCATCCTCGACGCTGACAGTCACGTCATGGAGCTGGCCGATTTCCTCGACGGCTTCATCGACGCCGACCAGCGGGACCGGCTCCGTCGTCGTGGGATGGACGCGCTGGCGCCAGTGCTCGAGAACGCTGTCGCCACCGCCGAGGAGCGCCGATCGGACCCCGCGAAGGCGGCCCTGGCCGAGGAGAGGCTGCTATCGGACAAGGGCTGGCACGCCATGGGCGGCTTCGATCCAAAGGAGCGGAGCCGTGTCCTGGACCTGCTCGGCTTCGACGCCCAGTTGGTGTTCGCCACCTTCGCTACCGCAATGTTCACTGGACGCGACGTCGACCGGCTGTACGCGGGCAGCGCGGCGCAGAACCGGGCCATGGCCAACTTCTGCTCTGGCGATCCCCGCCTGCTCCCGGTCGCCTTCGTGCCGCTCGTCGACCCGGCCCGGGCCACGGCGCTGACGGTCGAGGCGATCGAAGCGGGCTGCGCTGCGGTGATGGTGCCGTCGACCGCCGCCGGCTCGCTCGCACCAACGCACCCGGATCTCGACCAGTTCTGGGAGGTCTTGAGCGAGGGGAACGTCCCCTTCGTGCTGCACGTCGGCGGCGGAGGTCGACTGCTCGACCCGGCCTTCCACAACAACGAGATGCCGGTCACAGATCACCTCGGTGGTGGCGAGAACATCCGCTCGAAGGACTTCCTCGCCATCCACCACTCACCCGAGCTGTTCCTCGGCGCACTCATCTTCGATGGGCTCTTCGATCGCTTCCCGAAGCTGAGGGGAGGGTGCATCGAGCAGGGCGCCGGCTGGGTCGTCTCCTGGATGCGCCACCTGGAGTATGGCCAGCGCGCATTTCGCCGTACCGAGGAACCACTTCGCAACCTCGAGCTCACACCCTCGGAGTATGTTCGCCGACACCTCAAGTTCACGCCTTTCGCCGGCGAGCCGGTGGGATGGATGATCGAGCAGGCCGGGCCCGAGCTGTTCATGTTCTCGACCGACTACCCCCATCCCGAGGGGGGCAAGGATCCTCTGGCCAAGTTCGAAGCGGAGCTCGGCGCTTCGAGCGAGGCCGACCGGGAACGCTTCTATCGAGGCAATTTGGCCGAGCTCCTCTACGGCGGCAGGCGCCCCGTAGGCCATGCGGAGGTGGCAGTCGCATAG
- a CDS encoding helix-turn-helix domain-containing protein, giving the protein MRRGRRPTTSSAPEPLEPARLSRAERRDALLDVTAELMESVEIDAVTMDAVAERSGVSRPLVYKHFANRGEMLGALYQREAAHVHAEMSAQVTAADTLEDMFRALIRGALQARANRAPALTVLRAAGVRSRELRDEQRRRDRTTLRFFATRAVRELQLDERTAKAGVAILLGAVEAVLAQWRVRPTREHAALLEDTYVALVMGGLDELARR; this is encoded by the coding sequence ATGAGGCGCGGTAGACGGCCGACCACATCCTCAGCGCCCGAACCACTCGAACCAGCGCGGCTCAGCCGAGCCGAACGGCGAGACGCCCTGCTCGACGTCACGGCCGAGCTCATGGAGTCAGTGGAAATCGACGCGGTCACTATGGACGCCGTGGCCGAGCGCTCCGGGGTGAGCCGGCCGCTCGTGTACAAGCACTTCGCCAACCGCGGCGAGATGCTGGGCGCGCTCTACCAGCGAGAGGCGGCGCACGTCCATGCCGAGATGTCCGCCCAGGTCACGGCGGCCGACACGCTCGAAGACATGTTCCGGGCTCTCATTCGCGGTGCTCTCCAAGCGCGCGCCAACCGCGCCCCCGCCCTGACTGTGCTCCGGGCCGCTGGCGTGCGCAGCCGTGAGCTGCGCGACGAGCAACGCCGGCGAGATCGGACGACGCTGCGGTTCTTCGCGACTCGCGCCGTCCGCGAGCTCCAGCTGGACGAGCGAACTGCCAAGGCTGGCGTCGCCATCCTGTTGGGTGCCGTCGAGGCGGTGCTCGCCCAATGGCGGGTGCGGCCGACGCGTGAGCATGCGGCCCTGCTGGAGGACACCTACGTGGCGCTGGTCATGGGCGGGCTCGACGAGCTGGCCCGGCGTTAG
- a CDS encoding acetyl-CoA acetyltransferase, with protein sequence MSDRTLRGLTAIVGVADDVSPTGELERHGRRLEAAMVSEALADAGLTLADVDGICYAGMATGLAEYLGVHPRYVDGTMVGGSSYELHLEHAAAAIAAGLCEVVVSVYAATPRSDRRRGAGGQRGGPAFGGPNPMAEWEMPYGLAMPMGAYALAASRHMACYGTTSEQLAQIAVDTRRWAAMNPRARFRDPITIADVLASPMQASPLHLLDCCLVTDGAGAFVVTSAERAGDLAKPPIYVLGAATGSDHQMISQMPDLTTTAGARSGPAAFAMAGIKPDEVDLLMAYDSFTITALLHLEDLGFCPKGEGGAFAEDGKLGPGGSLPTNTNGGGLSYTHPGQYGMFLLVEAVRQLRGECGSRQVIDPQIGVAHGSGGVLSTMGTIVLGTGSTR encoded by the coding sequence ATGAGCGATCGAACGCTGCGGGGCCTGACGGCGATCGTGGGTGTCGCCGACGACGTGTCGCCGACAGGAGAGCTCGAGCGGCACGGCCGGCGCCTCGAGGCGGCCATGGTCAGCGAGGCCCTGGCCGACGCCGGGCTCACCCTCGCCGACGTCGACGGGATCTGCTACGCAGGCATGGCGACTGGCCTGGCCGAGTACCTCGGCGTCCACCCTCGTTATGTCGACGGGACGATGGTGGGCGGCTCGAGCTACGAGTTGCACCTGGAGCACGCGGCAGCTGCGATCGCCGCCGGGCTGTGCGAGGTGGTCGTCAGCGTCTATGCCGCAACGCCACGGAGCGACCGGCGGCGTGGCGCCGGCGGGCAGCGGGGTGGTCCGGCGTTCGGCGGACCGAACCCGATGGCCGAGTGGGAGATGCCCTACGGGCTCGCCATGCCGATGGGTGCGTACGCGCTCGCCGCTAGCAGGCACATGGCCTGCTACGGCACCACCTCGGAGCAACTGGCCCAGATCGCCGTCGACACCCGGCGGTGGGCGGCGATGAATCCCCGCGCCCGCTTCAGGGATCCGATCACGATCGCCGACGTGCTTGCCTCGCCGATGCAGGCCTCCCCGTTGCACCTGTTGGACTGCTGTCTTGTCACCGATGGTGCGGGTGCATTCGTCGTGACATCGGCCGAGCGAGCCGGAGACCTGGCCAAGCCTCCGATCTACGTGCTCGGTGCGGCAACCGGCAGCGACCACCAGATGATCTCCCAGATGCCGGACCTCACCACGACGGCAGGCGCCCGTTCGGGCCCTGCCGCCTTCGCGATGGCGGGGATCAAGCCCGACGAGGTCGACCTCCTGATGGCCTACGACTCGTTCACGATCACCGCACTTCTGCACCTCGAGGACCTCGGGTTCTGTCCCAAGGGTGAGGGCGGCGCGTTCGCCGAGGACGGCAAGCTCGGACCGGGCGGTTCGTTGCCCACGAACACCAATGGCGGCGGCCTCTCGTACACACACCCCGGTCAGTACGGGATGTTCCTCCTCGTGGAGGCGGTCCGGCAGCTGCGGGGCGAATGCGGGTCGCGCCAGGTCATCGACCCCCAGATCGGCGTGGCCCACGGCTCGGGCGGGGTGCTCTCGACCATGGGCACGATCGTGCTCGGGACGGGTTCGACGAGATGA
- a CDS encoding OB-fold domain-containing protein, translated as MTKFFEPPISDSAIQFWDSTRERRLVLPWCAACEHPFWYPREVCPRCLGGPVEWREASGSGEVHAVSVQHRPGPMRDPAAGPYAVALVDLAEGVRIMTNIVGCEPDAATVGMAVRVTWEPLADGRHLAQFEPA; from the coding sequence ATGACGAAGTTCTTCGAGCCGCCGATATCGGACAGCGCCATCCAGTTTTGGGACTCGACCCGCGAACGTCGACTGGTGCTCCCTTGGTGCGCGGCGTGCGAGCACCCCTTCTGGTATCCGCGAGAGGTCTGCCCCCGTTGCCTCGGCGGGCCCGTCGAGTGGCGTGAGGCTTCGGGCAGCGGCGAGGTCCACGCAGTGAGCGTGCAGCACCGGCCGGGTCCGATGCGTGATCCGGCTGCGGGTCCGTACGCCGTCGCCCTGGTCGATCTGGCCGAGGGGGTGCGGATCATGACGAACATCGTCGGCTGCGAGCCCGACGCGGCGACGGTGGGGATGGCTGTGCGGGTGACTTGGGAGCCGCTTGCCGACGGCCGCCACCTCGCCCAGTTCGAGCCCGCTTGA
- a CDS encoding SDR family oxidoreductase has product MSEICRGRVAVVTGAGRGVGRGHALELARQGASVVVNDLGGSIDGTGADAGPAKAVVDEIRGRGGEAVANTDDVAEWEGARRLVETATGAFGKLDILVNNAGILRDRMLFNMTEEEWDAVVRVHLKGTFAPTRWAASYWRDEHKAGRLPDARVINTSSTSGLFANPGQSNYGAAKSGIATFSIIASKELGRYGVTVNAIAPGARTRMTEDLGGRAAPPAGEWDDRAPENVAPLVAWLASPSSRHVTGQVFLVGGGRVGVARGWERGPGADHGARWEPADLDDVVPGLLAETET; this is encoded by the coding sequence GTGAGCGAGATCTGCCGGGGACGGGTCGCCGTCGTCACAGGCGCGGGTCGTGGCGTCGGTCGGGGGCACGCCCTCGAGCTCGCCCGCCAGGGCGCCAGCGTCGTCGTGAACGACCTGGGCGGCTCGATCGACGGGACCGGTGCCGACGCCGGGCCGGCGAAGGCCGTCGTGGACGAGATCCGGGGACGGGGCGGGGAGGCGGTGGCCAACACCGACGACGTCGCCGAATGGGAGGGTGCACGACGCCTCGTCGAGACGGCCACCGGCGCCTTCGGCAAGCTCGACATCCTCGTCAACAACGCCGGCATCCTACGGGACCGGATGCTCTTCAACATGACCGAGGAGGAGTGGGACGCGGTCGTTCGTGTCCACTTGAAGGGCACGTTCGCCCCGACACGCTGGGCCGCGTCCTACTGGCGGGACGAGCACAAGGCCGGGCGTCTCCCCGACGCCCGGGTGATCAACACGTCATCGACCTCCGGGCTGTTCGCCAACCCCGGCCAGAGCAACTACGGGGCGGCGAAGTCCGGGATCGCCACCTTCTCGATCATCGCCTCCAAGGAGTTGGGCCGCTACGGCGTCACCGTCAACGCCATCGCCCCCGGAGCCCGCACCCGCATGACCGAGGACCTGGGCGGCAGAGCAGCGCCTCCGGCGGGGGAATGGGACGATCGAGCTCCTGAGAACGTGGCCCCGCTCGTCGCCTGGCTGGCGAGTCCTTCCTCGCGCCACGTCACCGGCCAGGTGTTCCTCGTCGGGGGTGGCCGCGTCGGTGTCGCGAGGGGGTGGGAACGGGGTCCGGGAGCCGATCACGGCGCCCGGTGGGAGCCGGCCGACCTGGACGACGTCGTCCCCGGCCTGCTGGCTGAGACAGAGACCTGA
- a CDS encoding SDR family NAD(P)-dependent oxidoreductase produces the protein MGALDGRVALVTGASRGIGEAIARRFAGEGAAVGVSARTVVEGDHPLPGSLESTVRSIIESGGAAFAVAADLANEEDRRSLVATVEHKLGPVDVLVNNAAVTYFEPVQDFDGRHYRLMFEVQVRAPFELAQLVMPGMRARRRGWILNISSGAARHPQGPPYRRGVRGGAVYGMCKAALERFTTGLAAEAYDDGVAVNVLSPSGLVATPGVVHHGLDRAMPPDALEPVEAMTEAALVLCTGDPATMTGRVVYAKPLLAELGGRPS, from the coding sequence ATGGGCGCGCTGGATGGAAGGGTCGCGTTGGTCACAGGGGCCAGCCGGGGGATCGGTGAGGCCATCGCCCGGCGGTTCGCGGGCGAGGGCGCGGCCGTTGGCGTCTCGGCCCGGACCGTGGTCGAAGGGGACCATCCGCTGCCGGGCAGCCTGGAAAGCACGGTTCGATCGATCATCGAGTCTGGTGGGGCCGCCTTCGCGGTGGCCGCCGATCTCGCCAACGAGGAGGACCGGCGATCGCTCGTCGCCACGGTCGAGCACAAGCTGGGACCGGTCGACGTGCTCGTCAACAACGCCGCCGTCACCTACTTCGAGCCGGTGCAGGACTTCGACGGACGGCACTACCGGCTGATGTTCGAGGTGCAGGTCCGGGCTCCGTTCGAGCTCGCCCAGCTGGTGATGCCCGGGATGCGCGCCCGTCGCCGCGGTTGGATCCTCAACATCTCGTCGGGCGCCGCTCGCCATCCCCAGGGCCCGCCCTACCGGCGAGGAGTGCGCGGTGGTGCCGTGTACGGGATGTGCAAGGCGGCGTTGGAGCGGTTCACGACGGGTCTGGCCGCCGAGGCCTACGATGACGGGGTCGCCGTCAACGTCCTGTCACCCTCGGGACTGGTGGCGACGCCCGGAGTTGTCCACCACGGCCTCGACCGGGCCATGCCGCCGGACGCCTTGGAGCCCGTCGAGGCGATGACCGAGGCGGCGCTCGTGCTGTGCACGGGTGATCCGGCGACGATGACGGGGCGAGTCGTGTACGCCAAGCCCCTGCTGGCGGAGCTCGGCGGGCGGCCCAGCTAG